One window of Nymphaea colorata isolate Beijing-Zhang1983 chromosome 1, ASM883128v2, whole genome shotgun sequence genomic DNA carries:
- the LOC116247451 gene encoding uncharacterized protein LOC116247451 has translation MELPGWQSPRISLSYSLNSNNNSDGSSPSKNHRPCASPEFEFWMVRNPACPTPHLLSADQLFVDGVLQPFNHLPNQNEDAEAEAAAAAAAQGVEEEDDGDELEPRSETEREAAPSPAAVAETATQPEPEKPTLSPASTCTSSTSGSKRWKDIFRMGEKKDKDKDKKKDRKKSSAELNINIWPFSRSRSAGTSSGGRTRAAASAGRKASSAPCSRSNSTGESKSKLQMEVECRPLGLQLSLDENGRCSGAGVGRGRRWASSPGRPAGVYLGRSSPVRPVRRVGSVPKKIDRCTLGSEKKQRGGVGAMRVLNVNVPLCMGYGQHSGCSSVEEGSGGGRIGRGGSSRNNCGSTTTTTTTASSHSSNPLFNLRAIFSKKVY, from the coding sequence ATGGAACTCCCTGGGTGGCAGAGTCCAAGGATCTCGCTCTCTTACTCCCtcaacagcaacaacaacagTGATGGTTCTTCCCCGTCCAAGAACCACCGCCCTTGTGCGTCGCCAGAGTTCGAGTTTTGGATGGTCAGAAACCCTGCTTGCCCGACTCCCCATCTTCTCTCCGCCGACCAGTTGTTTGTCGACGGCGTCCTCCAACCCTTCAACCATCTCCCAAATCAGAACGAGGATGCGGaagcagaagcagcagcagcagcagcagcacaaggagtggaagaagaagatgatggtgATGAACTTGAGCCACGATCAGAAACTGAAAGGGAAGCTGCGCCTTCGCCAGCAGCTGTAGCCGAAACGGCAACCCAACCTGAACCCGAGAAGCCCACTCTGTCCCCTGCTTCCACCTGCACTTCGTCCACCTCTGGATCCAAGAGATGGAAGGATATCTTCAGGATGGGGGAGAAGAAGGACAAGGACAAGGACAAGAAGAAGGACAGGAAGAAGAGCAGCGCGGAGCTCAACATCAACATTTGGCCCTTCTCCCGCAGCCGCTCCGCGGGGACTAGCAGCGGCGGCCGGACGAGAGCAGCCGCCTCGGCAGGCCGGAAGGCAAGCAGTGCGCCTTGCTCGAGGAGTAATTCCACTGGGGAGTCGAAGTCGAAGCTGCAGATGGAGGTGGAGTGCCGGCCATTGGGACTGCAACTTTCTCTAGACGAAAATGGGAGATGCAGCGGCGCCGGTGTAGGCAGGGGGAGGAGGTGGGCTAGCAGCCCCGGCAGGCCCGCCGGCGTCTACTTGGGCAGGAGCAGCCCCGTTAGGCCCGTCCGTCGCGTTGGTTCAGTCCCGAAGAAGATTGATAGGTGTACGCTTGGCTCCGAGAAGAAGCAACGTGGTGGTGTTGGTGCTATGAGGGTGTTGAATGTGAATGTACCTCTCTGTATGGGGTACGGGCAGCATTCTGGCTGCAGCTCTGTGGAGGAGGGAAGTGGGGGTGGTAGAATTGGCCGTGGCGGCAGCAGCCGCAACAACTGTGGCAGCACaacaaccaccaccaccaccgccagcAGCCACAGCAGCAATCCCCTTTTCAACCTCAGAGCCATTTTCTCCAAGAAAGTGTATTAA